The genomic DNA TTCAGCAATGTGGGCTGCACTCTGAGATATTTGCATTGTATTGGTGCTAAATGTGCTGGTGTTGGTGAATGGGGAACACAGGGAATTTAGATGGCATtgacctaaaaacaaacaaacaacaaacaaaaaaaactagaaTACTTCAAGTTGCAACACACATAGATCCTGGGCTTCCTCAAGGCAAAGCTCTAAAAGGAAACATCTTGGAAGCAGGCATACTGATCCCTGCTGCCAATGAGAAGCAGTTGACTGAATCCAGTGCATCCAGAGTCCAAGCCAAGATCATTGCCAAAGCCACCAATAGACCAACAACTCGAAAAGCTGTTAAGATTTTTCTGGAAAGGAACATTATGGTTATTCCTGATCTCTACTTGAATGCTGAAGGAGTGACAGTATCTTACTTTGAGTGGCTGAAGAGTATAAATCATGTCTGTTATGGTTGTTTGACCTTCAAATATGAAAGATTCTAACTACCGCTTGCTCATGTATGTTCAAAAGAGTTTAGAAAGAAAATTTGGAAAGCACTATGGAACTATTCCCGTTGTAGTCACAGCAGGATTCCAAAATATTACCAGGTGCATCCAAGAAAAACATTGTGCATCTGGCGTAGCTTACGCTATGGAGTTTTCTGCCATGCAAATCAATCGCACAGCCATAAGGTATAACCTAGATTGTACCTGAGAACAGCTGCCTGTGTCAATGCCGTTGAGAAGGGCTTCAGGGTATACAATAAAGCTAGCTTGACCTTCAAATAAATGGATCATCGCTGACATCTTAACTACGGTCTTCATCTGTAACTTCTGCAAACCTATCACGCAGTTTTACATGTAACCACAGACATCTCTTTCTCATATGGACATCATTCTCTACAAGTCAATCCAAATCAGCCCTTGAAGAAGAAACACTTAAAGTTAGGAGATCATATACAGGCTGATGAGTGTGACAGCAGAAACTGCCTATGCCAGAGGGCCATTTGAGAAATTTTGTCTTTAAATAAAACGTCTCCTTTCATCTGGCTATGCTCCCTTCGCCATGGTTTGATCCCGACACTTTAGTTATCTTTTGTTTGAGGAAGGCAGTCAGTTGCCCGCATTATTTTGCTCTGTCCAAGTCTGGGATGGGACGTGCTATAACTTTGACACACTTAGGAAGGGGTGTGTGGCTTTTTCAGAAGATGATAGGGCCCTAAAATGAATTATTGCTATTTCACATCAGCAAAATAACTCAATTTCATGAgttgcaaacaaaaataaaagctgtttctcttcatgcattttattcttttagaatgaaataaatacattttactgtgataaaattgtttttaattatcaAGCCTAACATTGCCTCAAGCAGTGAATGcttataaacataaatttaaaaaaactagcaCTCTTATGACATAAAACAATATCTTTTATAGCTCATCAGTTCTGTATTGTtatccaaagaagaaaaaagccatATGGTTAATTATCTTCACAACTGATGGAAGCTGTTTGCGTTAAGACTATCTGAATTTGCTAAATATAATTATGCCATATAGTCCAAATAATGCAGGAACCTCCTTATCatgttaatttttcatttcctttgaagaTCTAGTATGCTGAGTAATTGCACAGTATTTCAGGTAGAGTAACACCAACCCCATCCCCACAAAATACCTATTTGGTTTTCCTGTCTGGAGTCTGGCTGACAACTCTAAGTATTGCCAATGTCTCCACCTCAGCCTGATTAtgaatccccccccccaccttttttaGAGGTTTTCCATGCTACACACAAGCTTAATTAACAAACTGGGGCTTAAAATATTAGATGGAGTGTTTTGCCTGGGATGTTTTTAACCAGCGCCTTTTGCAAGTGGTATACCAATGAAACACTAGATATTATTTATGCATTGAatgtgcctttttttaaaaacaataataccCTTTCCAAAAATTTCTAATTTCTTTATAACTCCATGACTTAACCTGTTAATAAAAAGCTGTTAAAATTCTgccttttgccctagctggtttggctcagtggataaagcatcagcctgcagactgaagggttcccggtttgattccagccaagggcacatgtttgggttgcgggctcaatctccagtggggggcgtgcaggaggcagccagtcaatggttttctctcatcattgatgtttctatctttctccctctctaaaatcaataaaaatattttttaaaaaaacaattctgCTTTttcggccctggctgggtagctcagttggttagagtaccatcctgatacaccaaggttgtggatttgaaccctggtcagggcacatacaagaattaaccaatctatatatataaaagcctaatatgtaaaatgTTCCCTGGGGAGTTCAaagggagaccaggagttcgatcgctcactatgatatgcgttaaccaccagggggtggtgtgaaatgaaggaaggcccgccagcagctggcagctgctagagaccctacctgtgcaataatttggtgcactgggcctctagtgaatgcataaataagtgggacaacaaatcagtatctctctctctctctcaaaatcaataaataaaattttttaaaattctgtctttttaaaaaagaaatgaaagggaaataTTTTCGGACAAACAACAGCTTAAGACATTTGGCACCAGCATACTTGCATAACAGAAATACTGAAAGGATTTCTTTATATAGAGAAAAAATGTTCCTAACTGGAAACATTgaactagagaaaaaaattaggagCACCTGAAAATGTGAGCATGTGGGAAAATTCAAATTAATATTGACCTGTATAGTAACTTAATAATGTCTTGAGGaattatacacatacatacatatgtatacatgtatgcacatacatataataaaaatgcaCAACAATAAGCACAAAACGTTggaggtaaaaaacaaacattaaaactATGCTAAAATCCTTATATTGCCCAGGAAGCAGTAAAAGTTCTAATTTATAGGATGAGTGTGGTAATATCCATGGCAACAACTAAAACAGGAGTAAAAGACTGTCTCCTAATAAAAAAtggagtgatttttttaaaatggttaatccAAAAGaagacaagagagagaaaaagaaatttatatagaGAACAAATGGTGAGATGGGAAGTTAAATCCAACTACTTAATATAATCCAACTATTTAATATAATCAGtaattatattaaatgaaatagCCTAAGTACTCTAACTAAAAGAGATTATCTTGCTACTTAAAAGAATTTTACCTTAAATATCAGGTACAAAAAGGTTGacaataaaaggataaaaatgctatgtctcaaataataaaaaagaaacatcagagGCCTGCGGCTTTCTTACAAAGGTCAATCTTTGCCTCAAGTGAGCCGTCTGTTggctttttgcatctaagataacacacctttgaaatgtcagcaTAATCTTTTCCAGACCCTCAAGGCACAACCCAGGCACCAGAGCGATAGACCACAGAACCCTCACTGTCACCTTGTTCATCTTGTCCCCTGCATAACAACTCTATGTGTTGTACATGTTAATTAGTAACTATTCTGTACCCACcgatgtaaaagaagtatgtcccTCCATTTTGCTTCTTATTCAATCTGCTTTGCTTGCTCCTGCCCCttatggatttcatgtaaccctccttaCATCACCTCTttttattctaatgtataaagctgcaaaactgccattctccaacGCATTTTTCTCAATCCGTTAAGATTTCACTCCCTGGCAattattgtcagtttggctcaaataaactcacaaatttCTCAATTTGTTTGGACGGTTTTTACCGGACATAACCACTAAAAAGTATTATGTAAGTGATAGAGGTACTAATCATTGCTACAATGGCGATCATattgtaatatataaatattggTCAAATACTGAACGGCTAAGTTTCCAAGCAAAGGATCTGCAGAGTTATAGTCTGTGAAAAGAGAACAAGTAATCAGTAAAACCTTTAAAATAGTCAAAGGGGTGCTCCAGTTATATTTAATCAGCTCCCTGACTGTTGATGTTGCAGATAAATTCTGGAGAGGGAAGTAACCTTTGGTGACTTACATGCATCATCGGATGAACATGTGATATCCAGAAAATACACACCACTTACATATACTTTCTGcttctgtatatatttaaatttgtccataataaaaagtttttaccacaataaaattttgttttaaagtttttaatctGTCtggggaggagaaccaagatggcggcataggttaacgccggtgtttgctgctttgaacaactacttcaaaagtgaaactaaaagacggaatggacatcacccagagccacaggaacgctggctgagtggaaatcctacaactaggaggaaagagaaacgcatacggacactcagaggaggcgcagtgctgaagtcaaattctgaggtgcggagtgcgcggagcgggctggcagcggagggcgcagttgttgttttcaatcgggagagagtcgaagactctgagctccagatacaggcgagtctttagggacccagactcaaacgggagaagcgggactgtctggcttcagtcagagcgagtgcagctttctctccgagctttgcagccggtgctggaactcagagaggcagagcccctggggacaggactgagagccgccataactgctctctccgacccaccctgttgatcctgtgcgacccgccccgcccaagccctgcacagaggcatttgccggatagcctcaggcaaaggctagattagcacctccctagaggacagaagttctctcactgctgacacagctgattctcatagccacttggcctggaggtcaaaccctccctgggattagctacaacaatcaaggtttaactataagactgcgaacaaagaccactagggggtgcaccaaggaagcataacaaaatgcggagacaaagaaacaggacaaaattgtcaatggaagaaatagagttcagaaccacacttttaaggtctctcaagaactgtttagaagccgccgataaacttaatgagctctacaagaaaactaatgagaccctcgatgttatattggggaacgaactagaaattaagcatacacggactgaaataacgaatattatacagactcccgacagcagaccagaggagcacaagaatcaagtcaatgatttgaaatgcgaggaagaaaaaaacacccaaccggaaaagcaaaatgaaaaaagaatccaaaaatgcgaggatagtgtaaggagcctctgggtcagcttcaagcgcaccaacatcagaattataggggtgccagaagatgagagagagcaagatattgaaaacctatttgaagaaataatgacagaaaacttcccccacctggtgaaagaaatggacttacaggtccaagaagcgcggagaaccccaaacaaaaggaatccaaagaggaccacaccaagacacatcataattaaaatgccaagagcaaaagataaagagagaatcttaaaaacagcaagagaaagaaactcagttacctacaagggaatacccatacgactgtcagctgatttctcaacagaaactttgcaggccagaagggagtggcaagaaatattcaaagtgatgaataccaagaacctacaaccaagattactttatccagcaaagctatcattcagaattgaaggtcagataaagagcttcacaggtaaggaaaagctaaaggagttcatcaccaccaaaccaggattatatgaaatgctgaaaggtatcctttaagaagaggaagaggaagaaaaaggtaaagatacaaattatgaacaacaaatatgcatctatcaacaagtgaatctaagaatcaagtgaataaataatctgatgaacagaatgaactgttgattataatagaatcagggacatagaaagggaatggactgactattcttgggggggaaaggggtgtgggagatttgggaagagactggacaaaaatcgtgcacctatggatgaggacagtgggtggggagtgagggcggagggtggggcgggaactgggaggaggggagttatgggggggaaaaaagaggaacaaatgtaataatctgaacaataaagatttaattaaaaaaaaataaaagtttttaatctgTCTGGATTTTATTTGACTTGCAATAAGTGatgacacatttttattttcttcttttatcattAAAGTatctttaatatctttttatttttaaagtatcttcaataacttttttcacttttgtcttttatcattatcttatttttataatgacaaatataaatttaaaacataagaaaatgggagggaagggaaagcaaaaggaagaagagaggagaggagaggagaggagaggagaggagaggagaggagaggagaggagaggagaggagaggagaggagaggagaggagaggagaggagaggagggcagataaagaaggagggagggaaatccAGCCTTTAGAACTAAAAAACCTTAGAACACTATATTCTTATCTTTAGAAATTGCTGGCTATCCTAGGGTCCCAGTTTTGTGATGCAACCCACTGAAACAAGAGTGATACAGGAGAGGAATAGTTGGCCCTAGAGAACTCATTCAGATGCAGATCAGACCTCCTGCTTAAGGGCCTCTCCAGGGACCTCCCAGACTCTCTAGGTCAAGTCCCTCTAGCCACTGTTATTTGGGCAGCAGAGTCAAAAAGGCTTCCCTTTGGATAGGAAGACCACAGGGATTTTACCCTGCTCAGAAGCTCCACTCTGCATCTTCTAAACGAGGGACGAGGTCGGGAGAGCTCTAACCACATCAGTGGCTTTTGTGTCTGTGTTGGAACGGATACCATTCTGTAGCCTCCACTGAGAGCCTCTCTTGTTGGTCTGTGGAGACAAATCCCCATCTCATTTAAATGCATCTTCTTCTAAAACTATTCACTCTGGGAACCCGAGTGCACAGTTCATGAATAGAAATCAGATCCTCATCTATCATCTTCCTGAGTTCTCTCTCAGGAAGGAAGGGGTGACCAGTCTACCTTCCTCTGATTTAGACTAAACCCCATAACTGTCCATTGTACCAGGTGTTCTAGGAGTTCTTTTATGTTttaccccctttttttttttttttggctttaccATCCTTGTGGTGTGGAGAAAATGGTCCAAGTTTGACTTGGTTTTATCCAAATCTCCTGATACCAACTCAGAGAATAAGCCAGTCTTCGTGGACTCTCATGTTAAATCCTGAGATTACAGTGCAAACAGTGGACACTATAATTTCACAGGAACCCTGGATGGGAAGCCCTTGGAGTAAGTGATTTTCCATTGTGAGGATTCCTTCCTGCCTGGCTTCCATGAAACCGGCAAGCACCCTTGTGTGCCACTTCTGCTTGGGTTGACACAGAAGGGGAGGAATTTTTACTTAGTACCAGAAATACTCCCGGAAGATCATTCCTCAGTCCTTAGGATTTCTAAGCTGAAATGGACTTTGGAAACCATATAGTTTTCCCATACTGTTTTTTATTCAATGAggctatgttgttgttttttaactcacAAATTGTGGCAGAAAAAGGTCTTGTACCATCAACAGGTATCCCAATGCCATAGCAATCATTAAAACCGTCATCACGGTCTGTCAGCTGGATGCCAGCCAAACGTTTATTACTGACTCGCTATGccagccagccctcctgtggttcGAGCTCAGTTCCTTTTGGAACGGGAGAATAGCACTTCTCAGTACTCTGGCATCTATCCCCaactcccttcctttccctttccagtCTGGATAGTCGctgttctcttctctttccttcctagGTCTGATTCTCTACACTCCTCCTCCCGACCTCTCCACCTTGGCCAGTAGGTGACTGCCTTAAGCTGGGAAGGGCTGATGAGATCTCACTCGGCAGGGTTGCCTTTGCTGCATGATCTGTTCTGTGTTAGCCAAGAAGCCTTACTGACAATGCCTCATCACCAGGCATGTCCTGGGACTGATAACCCATTTCAGCATTCTTCTCTGTTCCTGTGCCTCTAAAGGAAAACTTGACTGCTCCATGGAAACTGGCAACATAACCACAGTCACCGAGTTTGTTCTCCTAGGACTATCCAACAATCCTCAGATCCAGGTAGTACTCTTTGTACTGTTCCTGGTGATTTACCTCCTGATCCTCACAGAGAACCTGCTCATGctgctggtgatcagggctgattcccacctccacacccccatgtacttcttcctgaGTCACCTCTCCTTCCTGGATGCTTTCTATTCCTCAATCGTTGTGCCTAAGCTGCTCGAGAACCTTCTTTCCAAGTGGAAGACCATATCCCTTCTTGGGTGTTTCACCCAGGTTTTCTTGGTCATATTTTCTGGAGCCACTGAAGCTTGCCTCCTCTCAGTCATGGCCTATGACCGGTTCCAGGCTGTGTGCCACCCCCTGTTGTACATGGTGGCTATGGACAGGAAGGTGTGCACTGGCCTGGTGGGAGCATCCTGGGCCATAGGAATGGGGAGTAGCCTCGTTAACACCCTTCTCCTGGCTCAACAGAACTTCTGTGGCCCCAACATCATCCACAGCTTTGTCTGCGAGCTTCCTCCAGTGCTCCTTTTGGCCTGTTCTGACTCCCACATGAGCATCGCCTCCATCCTGACAACCGTGGGGGTCCTGGGCTTTGGCACCCTTGTCCTACTGCTGGGTTCCTACACCCGTATCATCATGACTGCCCTGAGGATCAACTCCGCCATGGGTCGGAGCAAGATCTTCTCCACCTGCTCTTCTCATGTTCTTGTGGTCACCATCTTTTATGGTTCAGGAGTTTTCAGGTATGTCATACTGTACCTCCTGAATATACATGTAGGATATTCCAAGTGGCCTTGGTCTGTAGAACCAAGCATTGCAAAAGTAGCAGGATAATAATTGTGATGCAATTCAGAAGGCTGGGCTCTAGTCCTAGCTCTGCAGAGAACAAACTGTGTGAATTATgaaaaatccattttctttttgagGCCTCAATGGTCTACTCTGAAAAATGAGCTTATTCAAGGACTAAACATGTTCCTAATTACTTTAACCTATGATTTCGGAGTTCTCAAAGGGGAATCAGGGAGCCTTTAGTAgatttttattcaaaaaataaaaacatatttttgaaacagATCCTATCTTTCTTTCCTGCTGGAAGGTGATGTCTTCAAAGCTTATTTATGTTATAACTATTTATTAGGCACCTACAAGACACCGGGTGCTTTACATGATTGATTTGGGCATGTATcatgtcacaagaaaaatattGGTAACTCCATTTTTATATAAGGAACCCGAGTTTCAGGAGTAACCAGGTAATTTCTCAAAGGTCCCAGAACAAGTTAGTCATGGAGCCATAATTTAAAACAAGTCTCACTGACTTAAAGCCTCATGCTGTTTCCTACCATGCTTCTCTCAAACATAAACAGCTCCAGCTGATGAGTCCTCACTTATAGGAGACACAGTAAGTATGGCCTGAGCTCTCTATTAGTGAAATGCAGATGCATTTGCACAAATTGCTTCATACTTGTCTCACCTGCTTGTGACTTGGAGAGAAGTCAGAGGTGGGAAAAAATTGTAAAGAATGGTCTAggtcacagtggtcggcaaactgcggcttgcgagccacatgcggctctttggccccttgagtgtggctcttccacaaaataccgacttctactcatgggccacgaagtttcagtcgcactgtgcATGCGTGCCCCcatgtggcattttgtggaagagccacactcaaggggccaaagagccgcatgtggcttgcgagccgcggtttgctgaccacgggtctaggagaGCTCACCTGAGCCTGTGGACAAATctcatctttctctgtctcagtATCCTCATGTGCTATAAGAGGACAGTAAGATTTCTCCTATCTACCTCACAGAAATGTCAGGAGAGATAAAGTAGATGATGAAAAATCATAGTAAAACCAGTAACTTTTTTAACCAAGCATACCAGAACTCACAAAGAACATTTCAATGATGATGACATCattgctaataataataataataagtaatactTCTGTGGGAAATACTCCCAGTGGCACTTTAACAAGATACAGCCAAAATTTTAATCTTATTATTTTGAACTTATATATTGTGCTGAACACATTTTTATCCTCCACTTTATTTACCAAGCTTGATCTTTTCTAAGCCAGAGGAAAATGCACCTAAAAAGGCAAATGTTTGTCCCCTAcgcattataaaaataatgtgctATGATTCTGAGGGTAACTCCCAGATTTGGGAATGCTGGGAACAATGACAGTTTTATTGGATTAAGCTTACAATTTTGCAAGAAAGAATGATCACAGGATGAGAACATGTAGTTGTATATATAGGGAAGAGAAGATAAAAATTCCTCACATTATCATCACAGCTATTAAAGAAAGGTGCTTTGGGGAGTATGAAGTGTTCTGGAAATGCATGGGATTATTATGAGTTCTACTCTAACCTGCAGCACTTGATCTGTTGCAGAACTTTTGTGCCCAGGGCAGCTCCTGTAATGTTCTGCATAAGATCACTCATATTTGGCCCTGGctagtgtgttcagtggttagagcgtcagcccacacactgaagggtcacgattcctggttaagggcatgcacctggtCAAGGTtacgtacctggattgcaggtttgatccctagccctggtcagggtgcttgccggaggcaaccaatggatggttatttctctctctctctctctcactctctttctctctctccctccatcttttctctctctctttctctcagaaatcaatggaaaaaataccctcaagtgaggattaacaaaaaaagatcaCTCATGTTTGAAGGCATTTGAAGGCAGAAATGCTTAACTTCTCACTGACCATACAGTGGTTTCTAGGTGCCGCCAACAGTGCTGGTCGGCTCAGCTCTGAGGACCCTCGTTGCAGAGTCTCTGGGATGGGTAGACTGTGGCTGCCAACAGCACTGTGGCCATTGTCCTGAGCTCGGTTTATCCCTTTGTGCACTTGCCTTCCAGGTACATGACTCCAGCCTCTGGTTCAGTCCTGGAGCAAGTGCTCTCCATGCAGTACAGTGTGGTGACTCCTCTGCTAAACCCCCTCATCTACAGTCTGAAGAACCAGGAGGTGAAGGCAGCTCTGAGGAggatgctggccaggcagcccaggctgACCTTCTAACCCAGGCCCCACCGCCTCACCCGGAGGAAAAGTTATGGGAAAGAAGAGGAGGCAAAAGAGCTGTCACCACTCAGTGGCCTCAGCATTCATTCTTTTCCAAAACAGAAGTCTTCGTTTTCCTCACCCCAGTGCCCTCCCCAGTCAAGCAAGTTTGGGAAACTTCACAAACCAGATGACACCATCCACCGGGGGCCGAGTCACCACACAGGAAAATGCTCACAGCTTCACGGGCCATTTCTACAACGATCgcttttccctctcatttcttgtCCTTTCTACCCctcccctttctgcctcttcctcactcttttatttttgtctatacACAAAGTGTAAATCAACCTAGCTGGCCACTAGCAAATATCCCACTGCATTCTGGGAGAGTCCAGTCTTGGTACTGTGAgacccaacttctcctttttacCTTCCCAAAAAATTCCTGGCAAGATCTACAGCTCCATAACAActcgaaagaaagaaagaaagaaagaaagaaagaaagaaagaaagaaag from Myotis daubentonii chromosome 2, mMyoDau2.1, whole genome shotgun sequence includes the following:
- the LOC132226528 gene encoding olfactory receptor 8S1 is translated as METGNITTVTEFVLLGLSNNPQIQVVLFVLFLVIYLLILTENLLMLLVIRADSHLHTPMYFFLSHLSFLDAFYSSIVVPKLLENLLSKWKTISLLGCFTQVFLVIFSGATEACLLSVMAYDRFQAVCHPLLYMVAMDRKVCTGLVGASWAIGMGSSLVNTLLLAQQNFCGPNIIHSFVCELPPVLLLACSDSHMSIASILTTVGVLGFGTLVLLLGSYTRIIMTALRINSAMGRSKIFSTCSSHVLVVTIFYGSGVFRYMTPASGSVLEQVLSMQYSVVTPLLNPLIYSLKNQEVKAALRRMLARQPRLTF